The sequence ACGGCCGACGAAATGCTTCAGCTCGCGCTCGTATTCGGCGACGAAGTCGGGATCGTTCTGGAATTTTTCATACGCTGCGCGCAGTTCGTCCAGTGCGTGAATCAGCGTCTCGGCGACGAACACGCCGCCGTACGGGCCGAAGTGGCCGCGATCATCAGGAAGGTTGTACATGGTGTCTCTCTCGATCGGTCGATGCGCCCCGCTTTCGGGGCCGCACCGGCTTGCATCACCCGGCGTCCGCTTCGCGCACCGCGCGCACGAACGCCGCCATTCGGGCGTGATCCTTCACGCCCTTCGCGCCCTCCACTTCGATGCCACTCGAGACATCGACAGCAAACGGGCGCAGCTGGCGGATCGCATCACCGACGTTTTGCGCGTTCAAGCCACCACTCAAAACGGCCCGACGCGCGAGCTCTGCGGGAATAAGAGACCAATCGAAGACCTTGCCGCTACCGCCGTAGTCCGGCACAAGGGTGTCGAACAGGAGGCCGCGCGCTTTCGAATAATGAAGAGCCGATTCTACCAAATCGGACGGCTGCGTCGAGGGGCCGACGCGCACCGCGCGCAGCCAAGGCACGCGTGCCGCGCGGCCGAGCGCATCGCACTGCTCCGGCGTCTCGTCGCCGTGGAACTGCAGCAGCGTGAGCGGCACGTCGCGCACGACGGCCTCGACCTCGGCTTCGGTCGCGTTCACGAACAGCCCGACCACCGACACGAACGGCGGCGCCAGGCGCGCGAGTTCGGCCGCCTGCGCGATCGTCACCGCGCGCGGGCTCTTCGGGTAGAACACGAGGCCGATCGCATCGGCGCCGAGCGCCGCCGCGTGCAGCACGTCCTCGGGACGCGACAGCCCGCACAGCTTGATGCGCGTGCGCGGCGGCAAGCCCGCCGCGGCGGAAGTCGGAGGAGAAACGGCGTGATCCGTCATGATTGAGGGTCCAGATCGGCCCAGACGCCGCTCCACGGCACGCTGCCGAGCTGCGCGGGCGGGACGGCGAATTCCGCCGGGTAGCCGACGTGGGCGAGGTACAGCCCGTCGGCCATGAACGTGGGCGCCGCGAGGCTGCGGTCGCGCCCGGCCAGCACGTCGACGACCCAGTCGGCCGGATAGCGGCCGCGCCCGACCGCGACGAGGCAGCCCATCAGGTTGCGCACCATGTGGTGCAGGAACGCGTTGGCGCGGAAGCGGAAATGGATGAAATGGCCCGCGCGCCGCACGTCGATCTGGTACAGGTGTTTGACCGGTGTCTTCGACTGGCATTCCGACGACCGGAACGACGAGAAGTCGCGCTCGCCGATCAGGTGCGCGGCGGCGGCACGCATCGCGTCGTCGTCGAGCGGCGTATGGATCCAGCCCGCGCGCCCGGCCAGCATCGGCGAACGCACGGGGTGCACGTACAGCGCGTAGTAGTAGGTGCGCTCGAACGCCGAGAAACGCGCGTGGAACGTCTCCGGCATCGGCTTCGCCCATTGCACCGAAACGGTCGACGGCAGGAACGCGTTGGTGCCGCGCACCCACGAGAAATCGTCGCGATCGAGGTCCGTGTCGAAGTGCACGACCTGCCCGAGCCCGTGCACGCCCGTGTCGGTCCGCCCGGCCACCGTCGTATGCAACGGCACCCGCGCGAACTCGGCCAGCGCGTGCTCGAGCTCATCCTGCACGGTCTTGCCGTGCGGCTGCGCCTGCCAGCCGCAGAACGCCGCGCCGTCGTACTGAATGCCCAGCGCGATCCGCATCACGCCTCGTCCGCCAGTTTCGCGAGCAGCGCGCGCGCATCGTCGCGCGTCGCGGCGTCGTTCGCGTCGACCACTTCCTGCAGCAGCGTCCGCGCGCCGGACAGGTCGCCCAGTTCGACGTACTCGGCCGCCAGGTCGAGCTTGTTGCGTGCGATGCGCGCGAGCTCGTCCGGCGTCAGCGCGGGCAACGCAGCGCCCGGCGTGGACGGCAGATCGAGATCGAAATCGAGCTTCAGCGCGCCGAACTGCGCACCGCCGAGCGGCGGCAGCGACGACGTCGCGGACGGGCTGCCCGCGTGGCCGGCGGGCGTCGCCGCGTCCGGATCCCAATCGAACTCGTCGTCCTGGTCGGCCGGATGTTCCGGGGCCGGATCGCTCGAGCCAATTGGCGGGCGCGGGGCGGCTTGACCGTTAGTTGCGATTTTACCGGTATCGGACTGCCCTGCCCGCGCAGCCGGCTCGTCCGCCGCCAGCGACGGCTCGTCCGGTGTGCGCGGCGGCAGCGGCATGTCGAGGCTGCTGAGTGCGCTGATTGCGTTCTGCATCAGTGCCGCATGCTGTGCTTCGGCCGCCACAGGCGCGGCGGGCGTCTCGGCCGGCTTGTCGACAGCGGCGTTTTCTACCGGTTCTGCGTCGTGCGGAGCCGGAGCCACCTCGCCTGCGGGCGGTACTGCGGCGTGGGCAGACGGCAATTCCGGCTGCCCGTCATGCGGCTTTGTCACCTCCGGCGCCGGCTCTGTATCCGCATCAGGCGTCTCGACCGTCTCCGCCGCTGCGGCAGTCGCCGCGGCAATGCTCATGTCGGAAGCCGCGTCACGGGCGACCGGCATCTCGGGCCGGATCGGCAGTTCGCGTTCGACGGACGGTGTGGCTTCGGCTTCTGCAGCTGCGGCGCCGCCCGTTGCGGCAGCGGCAGCCGCTGTACCCGTATCGTCAGTACGCCGGCCCTTCCGGCGCTTGCGCCACGCGAAGCCGGCCGCGAGGACGATCACGGCCGCACCAGCCACTGCGGCCGGACGCCAGTCCATCTGCTCGGTACCGCGCGCAGGCGCCGCCGCGGGTGCGACCGGTTGCGCGGGCGCCGATGCCGGCTGCACCGCGCTGGCGGCAACGCCGGACGCGGCCTCGACTGCCGTCGACGCAGCAGCCGACGCACCCGCATCGTTCGCGGCCGGACGCGGCGCGGCGGGCGCCGGAGCAGGCGCAGGCGCGACGTCGTTCGTCGTGGCCGGCTTGCCGATGCCGTGCTTCTGCAACTCCATCAGCACGCGGTTCTTCAGCGCCAGCAATTGCTGCAGGCTCGACGGCCGCGTCTGCGACGCGCCCGTGACGGGTGCCGCGCCGGCCGGTTCGTTCGCGCCCGAAACCTGGCTGCCCGGCGCGGGCTGGACCGCGGCCTCGCTTGCGGACGACGGCGCCGACTGGATCGAGCCGCTCCATACATGCGGACCGCTTGCACCGGCAGCGGGCGCCGCCGGCTGCATGCTTTCGACGGCCGACGCACCGTGCGCGGCCGAAGCCGAAGCCGAAGCCGAAGCCGAAGCCCCCGCAGCCGCAGCCGCAGCTGCAGCCGCAGCCGTAGCCGTAGCAACGCTCGCGCCGCTCACCGGAGCCGCATGCACGGCCGGCGCCACCGGCGCGGATTGCACGGCCGACCCGGGATGCGGCGCAGACGCGCCATGCTGCGCGACCGCCGCACCGCCCGATGCACCGCCCGATGCACCGCCCGATGCAGCGACGGGCGCGGAGGCTGCCGTCGCGCCGGATGCACCGGATGCACCGGCCGGCGCGAGCGCCGCGCCTGTCGCGTCGAGCGCGGGCACGGTCAGCGTCGCGCCGACTTTCAGGCGGCTCGCATCGCGCTTCATGAACGCCTGCGGATTGGCGTCGAACAGCGCGCGGCCGGCGCGCGCGAGCACGCCGGGATCGTGCGATTGCGTGGCCGCTTTCGCGATGTCGTTCAGCGACTGGCCCGGCTGGACCGTCACGGTAAGCGGCGCTGCGCCGCCGGCAGCGGACGCCGGCAGTTCGCCGGTGTCGGCCGCCCAGGCCGACGCGGCTGCGCCGAGCGCCAGGATCGCCAGCGCGCCACGCACGGCGCGCGACAGACGGGACTGACGCGGAAACAAGGAAATTCGGGACATCGTTGGCTCTATCGCCGCGCACGGGCGCGGCTCGGATTCGCGGTTGGAAGCGTCAATAAATTTGCCGCAGAAATGCAAAAGCGTCGCGCGGAACGCGACGCTTTCGGCGGGTCTGTGCGTCGTAACCGCGTAGTTTACTTCACGCGATCGGGTTCGGGCCGAATTCGTCGCCGGCGGGTGCAGCAGGCCGCGCTCGCGCATCGGCGCGCCGGGCGATCGCGTCGAGCCGACGCACGGGTCTGCACGCTGCAGCCAGCGCGCCAGATTGATTGAAAAACGCGGCCCCAATTGATGAAAGTCGTCGTGACAACATCGCATCCGGAACGAATGACGCGGCTTTCGCGCTTTCGCCGGGCGGGCTTCCACACGCCGGGGTCACACGTAGAACCTCGACCGCCAAATCGGGCCCGGTCGCTCGACAATCCACGCCGCCTGCGATTAATGGATTAACGGCCGCCAATCAAAAACAAATCCCGCGGGCCAGCCACGCATGAAAAACGCGCCGCGCCCGCCTTGATGTCTTCAAGGCCGACGCGACGCGTAATCTTGTGCAGCCCGGCCCGCGGGCCGGACAGGCAAGCGGGCTTATTTGTCGAGCAGGATGCGCAGCATGCGGCGCAGCGGTTCAGCCGCGCCCCACAGCAGCTGGTCGCCGACCGTGAACGCCGACAGGTATTCGCCGCCCATCGCGAGCTTGCGCAGGCGGCCGACCGGCACCGTCAGCGTGCCCGTGATCTTCGCCGGCGACAGGTCGCGCATCGACGCTTCACGCTCGTTCGGCACGACCTTCACCCAGTCGTTCGCCGATGCGAGGATGCCGTTGATCTCGTCGAGCGGCACATCCTTCTTCAGCTTGATCGTCAGCGCCTGCGAGTGGCAGCGCATTGCGCCGATCCGCACGCACAGGCCGTCGACCGGGATCGAACCCGGCTCGCCCATGGCCGGCTTGCCGAGGATCTTGTTGGTTTCCGCGCCGCCCTTCCACTCTTCCTTCGACATCCCGTTGCCGAGATCCTTGTCGATCCACGGAATCAGCGAGCCCGCGAGCGGCACGCCGAACTGGCTCGTCGGCATCGCGTCGCTGTTCATCGTGGCCAGCACGCGGCGGTCGATGTCGAGGATCGCGGAAGCCGGATCGGCGAGTTGTTCCTGCACCGCGCCGTGCAGCGCGCCCATCTGCGACAGCAGTTCGCGCATGTTCTGCGCGCCCGCGCCCGATGCGGCCTGGTAGGTCATCGCCGTCATCCAGTCGACCAGGTTCTCGCGGAACAGGCCGCCGAGCGCCATCAGCATCAGGCTGACCGTGCAGTTGCCGCCGACGAAGTTCTTCGTGCCCTTGACGAGCGCGTCCTTGATCACGTCGAGGTTGACCGGATCGAGGATGATGACCGCGTCGTCCTTCATCCGCAGCGACGAAGCCGCATCGATCCAGTAGCCGTTCCAGCCGGCCGCGCGCAGCTTCGGGAACACGTCGTTCGTGTAGTCGCCGCCCTGGCACGTGATGATCACGTCGCACTTCTTCAGCTCGTCGACGTTGGTCGCGTCCTTGAGCGTAGTCTCGTTTTTCGCGAACGACGGCGCCTTCCCGCCTGTGTTGCTGGTGCTGAAAAACACCGGTTCGATCAGGTCGAAATCGCCCTCTTCCTGCATGCGCTGCATCAGCACG comes from Burkholderia pyrrocinia and encodes:
- the asd gene encoding aspartate-semialdehyde dehydrogenase, which translates into the protein MNVGLVGWRGMVGSVLMQRMQEEGDFDLIEPVFFSTSNTGGKAPSFAKNETTLKDATNVDELKKCDVIITCQGGDYTNDVFPKLRAAGWNGYWIDAASSLRMKDDAVIILDPVNLDVIKDALVKGTKNFVGGNCTVSLMLMALGGLFRENLVDWMTAMTYQAASGAGAQNMRELLSQMGALHGAVQEQLADPASAILDIDRRVLATMNSDAMPTSQFGVPLAGSLIPWIDKDLGNGMSKEEWKGGAETNKILGKPAMGEPGSIPVDGLCVRIGAMRCHSQALTIKLKKDVPLDEINGILASANDWVKVVPNEREASMRDLSPAKITGTLTVPVGRLRKLAMGGEYLSAFTVGDQLLWGAAEPLRRMLRILLDK
- a CDS encoding FimV/HubP family polar landmark protein yields the protein MSRISLFPRQSRLSRAVRGALAILALGAAASAWAADTGELPASAAGGAAPLTVTVQPGQSLNDIAKAATQSHDPGVLARAGRALFDANPQAFMKRDASRLKVGATLTVPALDATGAALAPAGASGASGATAASAPVAASGGASGGASGGAAVAQHGASAPHPGSAVQSAPVAPAVHAAPVSGASVATATAAAAAAAAAAGASASASASASAAHGASAVESMQPAAPAAGASGPHVWSGSIQSAPSSASEAAVQPAPGSQVSGANEPAGAAPVTGASQTRPSSLQQLLALKNRVLMELQKHGIGKPATTNDVAPAPAPAPAAPRPAANDAGASAAASTAVEAASGVAASAVQPASAPAQPVAPAAAPARGTEQMDWRPAAVAGAAVIVLAAGFAWRKRRKGRRTDDTGTAAAAAATGGAAAAEAEATPSVERELPIRPEMPVARDAASDMSIAAATAAAAETVETPDADTEPAPEVTKPHDGQPELPSAHAAVPPAGEVAPAPHDAEPVENAAVDKPAETPAAPVAAEAQHAALMQNAISALSSLDMPLPPRTPDEPSLAADEPAARAGQSDTGKIATNGQAAPRPPIGSSDPAPEHPADQDDEFDWDPDAATPAGHAGSPSATSSLPPLGGAQFGALKLDFDLDLPSTPGAALPALTPDELARIARNKLDLAAEYVELGDLSGARTLLQEVVDANDAATRDDARALLAKLADEA
- the truA gene encoding tRNA pseudouridine(38-40) synthase TruA; the protein is MRIALGIQYDGAAFCGWQAQPHGKTVQDELEHALAEFARVPLHTTVAGRTDTGVHGLGQVVHFDTDLDRDDFSWVRGTNAFLPSTVSVQWAKPMPETFHARFSAFERTYYYALYVHPVRSPMLAGRAGWIHTPLDDDAMRAAAAHLIGERDFSSFRSSECQSKTPVKHLYQIDVRRAGHFIHFRFRANAFLHHMVRNLMGCLVAVGRGRYPADWVVDVLAGRDRSLAAPTFMADGLYLAHVGYPAEFAVPPAQLGSVPWSGVWADLDPQS
- a CDS encoding phosphoribosylanthranilate isomerase; this translates as MTDHAVSPPTSAAAGLPPRTRIKLCGLSRPEDVLHAAALGADAIGLVFYPKSPRAVTIAQAAELARLAPPFVSVVGLFVNATEAEVEAVVRDVPLTLLQFHGDETPEQCDALGRAARVPWLRAVRVGPSTQPSDLVESALHYSKARGLLFDTLVPDYGGSGKVFDWSLIPAELARRAVLSGGLNAQNVGDAIRQLRPFAVDVSSGIEVEGAKGVKDHARMAAFVRAVREADAG